One uncultured Draconibacterium sp. genomic window, TTATGGCGAGGCTTTTACAACACTTCCTGGGAAAACAGGAAAAGCTTGTAAATGTATTGGTTGCTACATCGGGTGATACAGGAAGTGCTGTTGCAAATGGTTTCCTTGGTGTCGATGGTATTCATGTTCATGTGCTTTACCCAACCGGGAAAGTTAGTTTGATACAGGAATCACAATTTACAACACTCGGACAAAACATTACAGCCCTTGAGGTTGATGGAACTTTTGACGATTGCCAGCACCTTGTAAAAACCGCTTTCCTCGACAAAGAATTGAACGATAAGTTGGTTCTAACATCAGCGAATTCGATAAATGTGGCCCGCTTTTTACCGCAGGCATTTTACTATTTTAATGCCTATGCGCGATTAAAAGAGAGTAGTGTTTTAGATGGTAAAGATTTTGTGGTTTCGGTGCCAAGTGGAAACTTTGGCAATTTAACTGCCGGTTTAATCGCCGGAGAAATGGGCTTGCCCGTTAAACAGTTTATTGCCGCCAATAACGCAAACGACGTGGTTTTCGAGTACCTGAAGTCAGGAAATTACAAAACACGTCCATCGGTTGAAACGATTGCCAATGCAATGGATGTAGGTGCACCGAGTAACTTTGCACGGATTTTGGATTTATTTGATCATTCGCATAAAACCATTTCTGAAAAAATTAAAGGCTATCGTTATTCCGACGATGAAATCAGACAAATAATCGACAAAGTTTATCAGGAAACCGGTTATTTGTGCGATCCGCACGGAGCATGTGGATTTGAGTCGCTTGCCGATTTCTTAAATGAAAACCAGGTTGGTGTGTTTCTTGAAACCGCGCATCCGGCCAAGTTTACTGAAACGGTTGAAAAAGTAATAGGAAAAGGAAATGTTGCACTCCCTGAAAAACTTGCTGCATTTATGAAAGGTAAAAAACAAAGTAGCTTATTAACGAAAGAATATGAGGTATTTAAAGACTACCTTTTATCAACATCGGAATAATTGCTTCGTTTTATCATGAACTATTTGTAGCGGAAGTATGTTTTGAGTAAAACTAAGAATTGGTTGTTGAAATTTTAGTTTTTTTGAAATAGAGTGTTACTTTTACTGTTAGATCGGAATATAATTACATATTGATTTTATTCTGTAAATGTTAACAAATACAAATTA contains:
- the thrC gene encoding threonine synthase, coding for MKYYSTNKNTPDVSLKEAVVKGLAADNGLFMPEKIERFEPSFFENIQNLTFQEIAFEVAKKFFGDDIEESKLKEIVYDTLEFDCPVAKVTDSIYSLELFHGPTLAFKDVGARFMARLLQHFLGKQEKLVNVLVATSGDTGSAVANGFLGVDGIHVHVLYPTGKVSLIQESQFTTLGQNITALEVDGTFDDCQHLVKTAFLDKELNDKLVLTSANSINVARFLPQAFYYFNAYARLKESSVLDGKDFVVSVPSGNFGNLTAGLIAGEMGLPVKQFIAANNANDVVFEYLKSGNYKTRPSVETIANAMDVGAPSNFARILDLFDHSHKTISEKIKGYRYSDDEIRQIIDKVYQETGYLCDPHGACGFESLADFLNENQVGVFLETAHPAKFTETVEKVIGKGNVALPEKLAAFMKGKKQSSLLTKEYEVFKDYLLSTSE